Proteins encoded together in one Brassica napus cultivar Da-Ae unplaced genomic scaffold, Da-Ae ScsIHWf_1506;HRSCAF=2102, whole genome shotgun sequence window:
- the LOC106449764 gene encoding uncharacterized protein LOC106449764, whose amino-acid sequence MVLIYVKSGEWMCSRGDDWSFVVDKERRGRMVTLATTTTLKQLKIMVCEDYGVDHNAINAEFSYSLLNQKGNPPIIITNDRQASNFVGYAKRESSTTLCVMFSVSGVNQKERVNIDLNKEPCDSSNVEDEEVPEINRAEFVKPSKESFVKRTNHVAADGCGPLRSENIELCQNNGDSDKDGRAWRGDFVKKDQIFTSKGVLKATMEILAMKNNFDYTVIKSTRKWWYIRCKDALCNWTVRAEGIDGSTYFMINQCDGRHSCAPSKKRKFGKTASARTIGTLIQHRFDDANDGPKPNDIIQFMRMEHSCEITYWHAWEAREFAIAAARGIPDRSYSKIPAYLHMIKEANPGTHTHYETNEKGRFMYLFMSFGQSVRGFYNAMRRVIVVDGTFLKNKYKGTLLVATAVDGNSNLYPIAFGVVDSENDDSWGWFFRQLKVVIADCQDLAFVSDRNASISKAIGTVYPRSAHGICIHHLLTNVVSFFKTKGLTALVEKASRAYRYTEFQERITEIFDMSPELGRYLREADVRKWARSLFPGSRYDIRTTNPAESINSVLRIPREYPVIPLLDSIRELLTRWFYERRLLSSKHLDPLTAKVERKIDRRIVKAKGFQVYKVDNFRSVVKGDIYDCHVDLERRTCTCGKYDIGKIPCRHAIPAIYSRGMEVHRFTDALYSTAAWRTAYADSINPIAVVESEWNVPAEVKLAKVLPPKTRKSAGRPVKRRYESVEDKIASSQGSKKNKKHKCSRCGTEGHKRGTCDLPI is encoded by the exons ATGGTTCTAATCTATGTCAAATCGGGTGAATGGATGTGTAGTCGCGGTGATGACTGGAGTTTCGTGGTAGACAAAGAAAGGCGTGGTCGAATGGTAACATTAGCAACTACTACTACGTTGAAGCAGCTCAAGATAATGGTGTGTGAGGATTATGGGGTGGACCATAATGCCATTAATGCCGAGTTCAGTTATTCGTTGTTGAATCAAAAAGGGAATCCTCCTATTATTATCACCAATGATCGGCAAGCATCTAATTTTGTGGGCTATGCAAAGAGGGAATCGTCTACTACCTTGTGTGTGATGTTCTCTGTTTCTGGTGTAAATCAAAAGGAACGAGTCAATATCGATTTGAATAAGGAGCCTTGTGATTCAAGTaatgttgaggatgaagaagttccTGAGATAAATCGAGCAGAGTTTGTCAAGCCGTCAAAGGAGTCTTTTGTTAAAAGAACGAATCATGTCGCTGCAGATGGTTGCGGTCCTTTAAGGAGTGAAAACATTGAACTTTGTCAAAACAATGGAGACAGTGATAAGGATGGTCGAGCTTGGAGAGGAGACTTCGTGAAGAAGGATCAAATTTTCACAAGTAAAGGGGTTCTGAAGGCAACAATGGAAATTTTGGCGATGAAGAATAATTTCGATTACACTGTTATCAAATCCACGAGAAAATGGTGGTATATTCGATGTAAGGATGCATTGTGCAACTGGACTGTGCGTGCAGAAGGAATAGATGGGTCTACATATTTCATGATCAACCAATGTGATGGAAGACATTCATGTGCTCCTTCAAAGAAAAGGAAATTCGGAAAAACAGCATCAGCAAGAACAATTGGGACTCTGATACAACATCGATTTGATGATGCAAACGATGGCCCAAAACCGAATGACATCATTCAATTTATGAGAATGGAGCATAGTTGTGAGATTACTTATTGGCACGCTTGGGAAGCTCGTGAGTTTGCTATTGCAGCTGCTAGAGGTATACCAGATCGCAGTTACTCTAAAATACCAGCATATTTGCATATGATTAAAGAAGCAAATCCTGGTACGCATACTCACTATGAAACTAATGAGAAGGGAAGATTCATGTATCTATTTATGTCATTTGGGCAATCAGTTAGAGGATTCTACAATGCAATGCGAAGGGTGATTGTCGTTGACGGaacttttctgaaaaataaatacaaagggACACTTCTTGTTGCTACTGCTGTAGATGGTAACTCTAATTTGTATCCGATTGCATTTGGGGTTGTTGATTCAGAGAATGACGATTCATGGGGGTGGTTCTTCAGACAGTTGAAAGTGGTTATTGCTGATTGTCAAGACCTAGCTTTTGTCTCAGATAGAAATGCGTCTATTTCTAAAGCTATTGGGACTGTCTACCCTCGATCAGCACATGGAATTTGCATTCATCACTTATTGACCAATGTGGTCTCATTTTTCAAGACAAAAGGATTGACTGCGTTGGTGGAAAAGGCTTCACGGGCATATAGATACACTGAATTTCAAGAACGTATCACCGAAATTTTTGATATGAGTCCTGAGCTTGGAAGATATCTACGGGAGGCTGATGTGCGCAAATGGGCTCGTTCTCTCTTCCCTGGCTCCAGGTATGACATTAGGACCACGAACCCTGCAGAGTCTATAAATTCAGTTCTTAGAATACCTAGAGAATATCCGGTTATTCCTTTGCTTGATAGTATAAGAGAACTGTTGACTCGATGGTTCTATGAGCGTCGCTTGTTAAGCTCAAAGCATCTAGATCCTTTAACCGCTaaggtggagagaaagattgaTAGGAGAATTGTGAAGGCAAAAGGATTCCAGGTTTACAAGGTTGACAACTTCAGATCGGTTGTAAAAGGAGACATATATGATTGTCATGTTGATTTGGAAAGAAGAACATGCACATGTGGTAAGTATGATATAGGAAAAATTCCTTGCCGACACGCCATTCCTGCAATTTATTCACGAG GTATGGAAGTGCACAGATTCACTGACGCCTTATACAGCACTGCAGCGTGGAGAACCGCCTATGCAGATTCCATTAATCCAATAGCAGTTGTAGAGTCAGAATGGAATGTCCCTGCTGAGGTTAAACTTGCAAAGGTTTTACCACCAAAGACAAGAAAGAGTGCTGGTCGACCAGTAAAGAGAAGGtatgaatcagtagaagacaagaTCGCATCTTCTCAAGGAtcaaagaagaataaaaagcaTAAGTGTAGCCGTTGTGGAACTGAAGGACACAAGAGAGGAACATGCGATTTACCCATCTAG
- the LOC106354120 gene encoding uncharacterized protein LOC106354120 isoform X2, producing the protein MSEELPKRLFKEGEEPRVTQINNNCRIDYIIRKFQAWLPKELDVVKKDPVFHQIFKLHENGLGYSARVIHSFLCRELVTFLQHKLWFVFARRPLRFSLQEFHAVTGFECDTHISLEEFEEWKYDGGFWSKVLRRKDGTITLFNLWTKDKEAVKKWRNADRIRLIYLAIILCVVLARDEKANIPLKYIAVVMDLDRVRRYPWGVAAYDLLCKSIAKNRSQLKEKTTSYVLDGFSYALQIWAMEAVPKIGKLCGKKLDKGFKDGPRCINWMGAAKVSYEEIIRLEEIITPKDDIYPYISWTGNYDVVKAQAFRRDDDVEDDRIKVLMEMIKKGHDFSEHVWETEENEVISLSLDDESAVNDEASVNVEAAESDDDFQTPKGSKNVGSRSKRGKKRLPDRGMEKRKHKVLASGAKQAPFNEDMKAFMTQLFEHNFSGMEQRIQKQMAETFEQMRTELKQSRKEASVEVELGEPSPTKPSTSQAPLRRSTRGDGSETTFDVNYSEADDLGRGIGTQGVEGLSQTSYVPGFDPSQDKKEEDWWTPMTSVRGSVDNPVKKEKTEMNTAPPPSQWEKWCKRKGHGLQLSDSPLPEDASPQASLYYISEESWKGFTEWALKPIPLTIGPTCFNLSVATRVVSAGKWLGNEVMNLVLTFSEFIFLTLLICYIT; encoded by the exons ATGTCTGAGGAGCTACCGAAGAGGCTTTTTAAGGAGGGCGAGGAGCCCCGAGTTACTCAGATCAACAACAACTGCAGGATCGACTACATAATCCGAAAGTTCCAAGCGTGGCTGCCAAAGGAGTTGGATGTCGTGAAGAAAGACCCGGTTTTTCATCAGATTTTTAAGCTCCATGAGAATGGTCTTGGATACTCTGCGAGGGTGATACACAGCTTCTTGTGTAGGGAGCTGGTGACTTTCTTACAGCACAAGCTATGGTTTGTCTTTGCGAGGAGACCGCTTCGATTCTCATTGCAAGAGTTCCACGCCGTAACCGGGTTTGAATGCGATACTCATATCTCACTTGAGGAGTTTGAAGAGTGGAAATATGATGGTGGTTTCTGGAGCAAGGTTTTGAGGAGAAAAGATGGAACAATTACACTCTTCAACCTGTGGACTAAGGACAAGGAAGCTGTAAAGAAATGGAGGAATGCAGATCGCATACGTCTTATCTACTTGGCGATCATTCTTTGTGTGGTATTGGCGAGAGATGAGAAGGCTAATATCCCCCTGAAGTACATCGCGGTGGTCATGGATCTTGACAGAGTTCGAAGGTATCCTTGGGGAGTTGCTGCTTATGACCTTCTCTGCAAATCCATAGCCAAAAATCGTTCCCAACTGAAGGAAAAGACCACTAGCTATGTCTTGGATGGCTTCTCATACGCCTTGcagatttgggcaatggaagcGGTGCCAAAAATCGGGAAGCTTTGTGGAAAAAAGCtggataagggtttcaaggACGGTCCTAGATGCATAAACTGGATGGGAGCTGCGAAGGTGTCATATGAGGAGATCATTCGCTTGGAGGAGATTATTACACCCAAg GATGACATCTACCCATACATCTCATGGACAGGAAATTATGATGTTGTCAAAGCTCAGGCGTTTCGCAGAGATGATGATGTGGAGGATGACAGAATCAAGGTTCTGATGGAGATGATAAAGAAGGGGCATGATTTTAGTGAGCATGTTTGGGAaactgaagaaaatgaagtgatTTCTTTATCTCTCGATGACGAATCAGCTGTGAATGATGAAGCAAGCGTGAATGTTGAAGCAGCCGAGAGTGATGACGACTTTCAGACTCCGAAAGGATCAAAAAACGTTGGTTCTAGATCAAAGAGGGGTAAAAAGAGGCTTCCCGATCGTGGTATGGAGAAGAGAAAGCATAAGGTTCTCGCAAGTGGCGCAAAGCAAGCTCCTTTTAATGAAGACATGAAGGCTTTTATGACACAGTTGTTTGAGCACAACTTCTCTGGAATGGAACAAAGGATACAGAAACAGATGGCCGAGACATTTGAGCAGATGCGGACAGAGCTTAAACAATCACGTAAGGAAGCCAGCGTTGAAGTTGAGCTTGGAGAGCCTTCACCGACAAAGCCATCGACGAGCCAGGCACCGTTGAGGAGGTCCACACGCGGG GATGGTTCCGAGACTACATTCGATGTGAATTATAGTGAAGCAGATGATTTGGGTCGCGGGATAGGTACACAAGGGGTTGAAGGGCTTTCTCAGACGTCGTATGTGCCAGGCTTTGATCCATCTCaggacaaaaaagaagaagactggtGGACTCCAATGACTTCGGTCCGAGGTTCAGTGGATAATCcagtaaagaaagaaaagacaGAGATGAATACAGCTCCACCGCCGTCACAGTGGGAGAAATGGTGCAAAAGAAAAGGTCATGGACTTCAGCTTAGCGATTCACCATTGCCAGAAGATGCTTCTCCGCAGGCGTCACTTTATTATATCTCCGAAGAGTCATGGAAAGGATTCACGGAATGGGCATTAAAGCCTATACCTTTAACAATTGGTCCTACATGCTTTAATTTGTCTGTAGCTACAAGAGTAGTAAGTGCTGGAAAATGGCTTGGAAACGAGGTAATGAATCTTGTACTAACCTTTAGTGAATTTATCTTCCTAACACTTCTTATATGCTATATTACTTAA
- the LOC106354120 gene encoding uncharacterized protein LOC106354120 isoform X1, which translates to MILKPLHVELIILSRFVAMSEELPKRLFKEGEEPRVTQINNNCRIDYIIRKFQAWLPKELDVVKKDPVFHQIFKLHENGLGYSARVIHSFLCRELVTFLQHKLWFVFARRPLRFSLQEFHAVTGFECDTHISLEEFEEWKYDGGFWSKVLRRKDGTITLFNLWTKDKEAVKKWRNADRIRLIYLAIILCVVLARDEKANIPLKYIAVVMDLDRVRRYPWGVAAYDLLCKSIAKNRSQLKEKTTSYVLDGFSYALQIWAMEAVPKIGKLCGKKLDKGFKDGPRCINWMGAAKVSYEEIIRLEEIITPKDDIYPYISWTGNYDVVKAQAFRRDDDVEDDRIKVLMEMIKKGHDFSEHVWETEENEVISLSLDDESAVNDEASVNVEAAESDDDFQTPKGSKNVGSRSKRGKKRLPDRGMEKRKHKVLASGAKQAPFNEDMKAFMTQLFEHNFSGMEQRIQKQMAETFEQMRTELKQSRKEASVEVELGEPSPTKPSTSQAPLRRSTRGDGSETTFDVNYSEADDLGRGIGTQGVEGLSQTSYVPGFDPSQDKKEEDWWTPMTSVRGSVDNPVKKEKTEMNTAPPPSQWEKWCKRKGHGLQLSDSPLPEDASPQASLYYISEESWKGFTEWALKPIPLTIGPTCFNLSVATRVVSAGKWLGNEVMNLVLTFSEFIFLTLLICYIT; encoded by the exons ATGATATTGAAACCTTTACATGTTGAACTAATAATTTTGTCACGGTTTGTAGCTATGTCTGAGGAGCTACCGAAGAGGCTTTTTAAGGAGGGCGAGGAGCCCCGAGTTACTCAGATCAACAACAACTGCAGGATCGACTACATAATCCGAAAGTTCCAAGCGTGGCTGCCAAAGGAGTTGGATGTCGTGAAGAAAGACCCGGTTTTTCATCAGATTTTTAAGCTCCATGAGAATGGTCTTGGATACTCTGCGAGGGTGATACACAGCTTCTTGTGTAGGGAGCTGGTGACTTTCTTACAGCACAAGCTATGGTTTGTCTTTGCGAGGAGACCGCTTCGATTCTCATTGCAAGAGTTCCACGCCGTAACCGGGTTTGAATGCGATACTCATATCTCACTTGAGGAGTTTGAAGAGTGGAAATATGATGGTGGTTTCTGGAGCAAGGTTTTGAGGAGAAAAGATGGAACAATTACACTCTTCAACCTGTGGACTAAGGACAAGGAAGCTGTAAAGAAATGGAGGAATGCAGATCGCATACGTCTTATCTACTTGGCGATCATTCTTTGTGTGGTATTGGCGAGAGATGAGAAGGCTAATATCCCCCTGAAGTACATCGCGGTGGTCATGGATCTTGACAGAGTTCGAAGGTATCCTTGGGGAGTTGCTGCTTATGACCTTCTCTGCAAATCCATAGCCAAAAATCGTTCCCAACTGAAGGAAAAGACCACTAGCTATGTCTTGGATGGCTTCTCATACGCCTTGcagatttgggcaatggaagcGGTGCCAAAAATCGGGAAGCTTTGTGGAAAAAAGCtggataagggtttcaaggACGGTCCTAGATGCATAAACTGGATGGGAGCTGCGAAGGTGTCATATGAGGAGATCATTCGCTTGGAGGAGATTATTACACCCAAg GATGACATCTACCCATACATCTCATGGACAGGAAATTATGATGTTGTCAAAGCTCAGGCGTTTCGCAGAGATGATGATGTGGAGGATGACAGAATCAAGGTTCTGATGGAGATGATAAAGAAGGGGCATGATTTTAGTGAGCATGTTTGGGAaactgaagaaaatgaagtgatTTCTTTATCTCTCGATGACGAATCAGCTGTGAATGATGAAGCAAGCGTGAATGTTGAAGCAGCCGAGAGTGATGACGACTTTCAGACTCCGAAAGGATCAAAAAACGTTGGTTCTAGATCAAAGAGGGGTAAAAAGAGGCTTCCCGATCGTGGTATGGAGAAGAGAAAGCATAAGGTTCTCGCAAGTGGCGCAAAGCAAGCTCCTTTTAATGAAGACATGAAGGCTTTTATGACACAGTTGTTTGAGCACAACTTCTCTGGAATGGAACAAAGGATACAGAAACAGATGGCCGAGACATTTGAGCAGATGCGGACAGAGCTTAAACAATCACGTAAGGAAGCCAGCGTTGAAGTTGAGCTTGGAGAGCCTTCACCGACAAAGCCATCGACGAGCCAGGCACCGTTGAGGAGGTCCACACGCGGG GATGGTTCCGAGACTACATTCGATGTGAATTATAGTGAAGCAGATGATTTGGGTCGCGGGATAGGTACACAAGGGGTTGAAGGGCTTTCTCAGACGTCGTATGTGCCAGGCTTTGATCCATCTCaggacaaaaaagaagaagactggtGGACTCCAATGACTTCGGTCCGAGGTTCAGTGGATAATCcagtaaagaaagaaaagacaGAGATGAATACAGCTCCACCGCCGTCACAGTGGGAGAAATGGTGCAAAAGAAAAGGTCATGGACTTCAGCTTAGCGATTCACCATTGCCAGAAGATGCTTCTCCGCAGGCGTCACTTTATTATATCTCCGAAGAGTCATGGAAAGGATTCACGGAATGGGCATTAAAGCCTATACCTTTAACAATTGGTCCTACATGCTTTAATTTGTCTGTAGCTACAAGAGTAGTAAGTGCTGGAAAATGGCTTGGAAACGAGGTAATGAATCTTGTACTAACCTTTAGTGAATTTATCTTCCTAACACTTCTTATATGCTATATTACTTAA
- the LOC106451598 gene encoding TPR repeat-containing thioredoxin TTL1-like, with the protein MSHSGKPVIESNNRLRDSLTSDINKPDFRELDLGSPVSPLRSQPRGLTTTTTTTSSSSSSSSSGSVTGRIRHAPVTGRSGSVTGSQSGSRSDSVTSSSQQPLISSSATSPSTAAANVLPTGNICPSGKIQITGMTQSRSRSDVLGSGTGTYGHGSIMRGGGGSSVSPAKPISTRQALSSPVTVGGSSRSSSDPEEVKRVGNEMYKKGLFSEALKLYDKAIALSPTNAAYRSNRAAALTGLARIGEAVKECEEALRLDPNYGRAHHRLGLLLIRLGQVDSARKHLCLLGKPSDPMELRKLEAVEKHMSKCADARKLGDWKAALMEADAAIVSGADFSPHLGMCKVEALLKLHRLDDAQSNLLEVPKAEPFPAHCSFSGIACEAYTYFVKAQIEMALGRFENAVMAAEKASKIDPRSNEVAMLHNTVTLVARARVRGNDLYKSERYTEASSAYAEGLRLDPCNAILYCNRAACWFKLGMWERSVEDCNQALRFQPRYTKPLLRRAACNNKMERWAAVVSDYEALRKELPHDKEVAESLFHAQVALKKSRGEEVLNMEFGGEVEEVYSREQFKAAMNLPGVSVIHFSTVSDHQCKQLSPFVDSLCTRYPSIHFLKVDIDKCPSIGNAENVRVVPTVKIYKNGTRVKEIVCPSKEVLEYSVRHYSG; encoded by the exons atgtcacATTCAGGTAAACCGGTTATTGAATCTAACAACCGTCTCCGTGATTCATTAACCTCCGACATCAATAAACCGGACTTTCGTGAGCTGGATCTCGGTTCGCCGGTTTCTCCGCTTCGTTCTCAGCCACGTGGACTCACTACAACCACAACCACTacaagcagcagcagcagctctAGCTCTTCCGGATCTGTGACCGGTCGGATTAGACATGCTCCGGTTACCGGAAGATCCGGTTCGGTTACTGGTAGTCAATCCGGTTCGAGATCGGACTCGGTTACTTCAAGCTCACAACAACCACTCATCTCCTCCTCTGCTACTTCTCCATCTACGGCGGCGGCGAATGTACTTCCCACCGGAAACATTTGTCCCTCCGGTAAGATCCAAATCACCGGAATGACACAAAGCCGCTCCAGAAGCGACGTTCTCGGATCCGGCACTGGAACGTACGGCCACGGTAGCATAATGCGAGGCGGAGGAGGAAGCAGTGTCTCTCCGGCGAAACCCATCTCCACCAGACAAGCACTGAGCTCGCCGGTTACTGTCGGTGGCTCCAGCAGAAGCAGTTCGGATCCAGAGGAAGTGAAGAGAGTAGGCAACGAGATGTACAAGAAAGGTCTGTTCAGTGAGGCTTTGAAGTTGTACGATAAAGCTATAGCTTTATCACCGACAAACGCTGCTTACCGGAGCAACCGTGCCGCCGCATTGACGGGTCTTGCTCGAATCGGTGAAGCTGTGAAGGAGTGTGAAGAAGCTTTGAGATTGGATCCAAACTATGGAAGAGCTCATCACCGTTTGGGTCTTTTGCTTATTAG ATTAGGACAGGTTGATAGTGCGAGGAAGCATCTTTGTCTTCTTGGGAAACCATCAGATCCTATGGAGCTGCGGAAGCTTGAAGCAGTTGAGAAGCACATGAGCAAATGTGCAGATGCGAGGAAGCTCGGTGATTGGAAAGCTGCTTTGATGGAAGCAGATGCAGCTATTGTTTCTGGAGCTGACTTTTCTCCACAT CTAGGTATGTGTAAAGTAGAAGCACTCTTGAAACTCCACCGCCTTGATGATGCACAATCAAATCTTCTAGAAGTTCCCAAAGCAGAGCCGTTTCCAGCACATTGCTCGTTCTCTGGCATAGCCTGTGAAGCTTATACGTACTTTGTCAAAGCTCAGATCGAGATGGCTCTAGGAAGGTTTGAAAACGCAGTGATGGCTGCTGAGAAAGCTAGCAAAATCGATCCACGGAGCAACGAagttgccatgttacacaataCTGTCACATTGGTTGCTAGAGCTCGTGTTCGTGGTAACGATCTTTATAAATCGGAAAGATACACGGAAGCAAGCTCAGCTTATGCAGAAGGCCTTAGGCTTGATCCGTGCAACGCTATTTTGTATTGCAACCGAGCTGCTTGTTGGTTTAAGCTTGGAATGTGGGAACGTTCGGTTGAAGATTGTAACCAAGCGCTGCGTTTCCAACCACGTTACACAAAGCCTCTTCTTAGGAGAGCTGCCTGTAATAACAAG ATGGAGAGATGGGCAGCTGTAGTGAGTGATTACGAAGCGTTGAGGAAGGAACTACCTCATGACAAGGAAGTTGCTGAATCTTTATTTCATGCTCAAGTGGCATTGAAGAAATCTCGAGGAGAAGAAGTTTTGAATATGGAGTTTGGTGGTGAAGTTGAGGAAGTTTATAGCCGTGAACAGTTTAAAGCTGCCATGAATCTACCAG GAGTTTCGGTTATACATTTCTCGACGGTCTCTGATCATCAATGCAAGCAGTTATCTCCATTTGTAGACTCGCTATGTACTCGTTATCCTTCTATACACTTCCTCAAG GTGGACATCGATAAATGTCCTTCGATAGGTAATGCAGAGAACGTGAGGGTTGTACCAACAGTGAAGATATACAAGAACGGTACTCGAGTAAAGGAGATTGTTTGTCCAAGCAAAGAAGTATTGGAGTACTCTGTGAGGCACTATAGCGGTTAA